A single genomic interval of Litoreibacter ponti harbors:
- the trpS gene encoding tryptophan--tRNA ligase — MADTAFQPRVFSGIQPSGGLTLGNYLGAIKRFVDMQDDASFETIYCMVDLHAITVWQDPAELARNTRELCAGFIASGIDPEKSILFNQSQVPEHAQLAWIFNTVARMGWLNRMTQFKDKAGKNQENSSVGLFAYPALMAADILIYHATHVPVGEDQKQHVELTRDIAAKFNHDYGVDFFPITEPVIKGAATRVMSLRDGSKKMSKSDPSDMSRINMTDDADAIAAKIRKARTDPEALPSEAEGLKDRPEARNLVNIYAALADMDVDAVLSEVGGKQFSEFKPMLSDLAVSKLSPISGEMARLMQDASEIDTILRRGAERARELTVPILERTYEIVGLVR; from the coding sequence ATGGCAGACACCGCCTTCCAACCGCGGGTGTTCTCAGGCATTCAGCCCTCGGGCGGCCTGACCCTTGGCAACTACCTTGGCGCGATCAAGCGCTTCGTGGACATGCAGGACGACGCCTCGTTCGAGACGATCTACTGCATGGTCGACCTGCACGCGATCACCGTCTGGCAAGACCCGGCCGAGCTGGCCCGCAACACCCGCGAGCTGTGCGCGGGCTTCATCGCGAGCGGGATCGATCCGGAAAAATCCATTCTGTTCAACCAAAGCCAGGTGCCGGAGCACGCGCAGCTGGCGTGGATCTTCAACACCGTCGCCCGGATGGGCTGGCTGAACCGGATGACCCAGTTCAAGGACAAGGCCGGCAAGAACCAGGAAAATTCCTCGGTCGGGCTGTTTGCCTACCCGGCCCTGATGGCCGCGGACATCCTGATCTACCACGCCACCCACGTGCCCGTGGGCGAGGACCAGAAACAGCATGTGGAGCTGACCCGCGACATCGCAGCCAAGTTCAACCATGACTACGGCGTCGACTTCTTTCCGATCACCGAGCCGGTGATCAAGGGTGCTGCGACCCGGGTGATGTCCCTGCGCGACGGCTCCAAGAAGATGTCGAAATCCGACCCGTCCGACATGAGCCGCATCAACATGACCGACGATGCTGATGCCATCGCCGCCAAGATCCGAAAGGCCCGCACCGACCCAGAGGCCCTGCCATCAGAGGCCGAGGGCTTGAAAGATCGGCCCGAGGCGCGCAACCTCGTCAACATTTACGCGGCGCTGGCCGATATGGATGTCGACGCGGTGCTGTCCGAGGTCGGCGGCAAGCAGTTCTCGGAGTTCAAGCCGATGCTGTCGGACCTTGCAGTGTCGAAACTGTCGCCCATCTCGGGCGAGATGGCGCGGCTGATGCAGGACGCGTCCGAAATCGACACGAT